One Sediminicola sp. YIK13 DNA segment encodes these proteins:
- the pgmB gene encoding beta-phosphoglucomutase, protein MVIKGFIFDLDGVIVDTAKYHYLAWKKLANELGFEFSEEQNEAFKGVSRKRCLQILLELGEVDATKEQFDNWMIEKNEDYLSYIEKMDASEILPDVPKILDFLKANNIPMALGSASKNAIPILKKVGLLSYFKVVVDGNNVTKAKPDPEVFLLAAKDIGVEPTDCVVFEDALAGIQAANSAGMTSIGIGDKTILTEAQYNFNDFTEISTDFINQLTTL, encoded by the coding sequence ATGGTGATTAAAGGATTCATATTTGATTTAGATGGTGTCATAGTCGATACGGCGAAATACCATTATTTGGCCTGGAAAAAATTGGCCAATGAATTGGGATTCGAATTTTCCGAAGAACAGAATGAGGCGTTCAAAGGGGTCAGTCGAAAAAGATGCTTACAAATTTTATTGGAACTTGGGGAAGTGGATGCCACAAAGGAACAGTTCGATAACTGGATGATCGAAAAAAATGAAGATTATTTGAGTTATATCGAGAAAATGGATGCGTCTGAGATTCTTCCCGATGTCCCAAAAATCCTAGATTTTCTTAAAGCCAATAATATTCCCATGGCCTTGGGCTCTGCCAGTAAAAATGCAATTCCCATATTAAAAAAGGTAGGTTTGCTCTCCTATTTCAAGGTTGTGGTAGACGGTAACAACGTTACAAAAGCAAAACCCGATCCTGAAGTATTCCTTTTGGCGGCCAAAGATATTGGAGTAGAACCAACAGATTGTGTGGTCTTTGAGGATGCCCTTGCGGGGATACAGGCGGCCAATTCTGCAGGGATGACCAGCATAGGCATTGGAGATAAAACAATATTGACGGAAGCTCAATATAATTTCAATGATTTTACGGAAATAAGTACAGATTTTATTAATCAATTAACCACTTTATAA
- a CDS encoding LacI family DNA-binding transcriptional regulator, translating to MKRKITLKHIARELEVSISTVSKALKNSEEISRDTKERIQAFAKLYNYKPNNIAISLKNKRTKNIGVIIPNIVHHFFTTVVRGIEKYANERGYNVIVCLSDESFDKEVINMEMLANGSIDGFIMSLSTETQARNDYNHIKEVTSQGIPLVMFDRVTDEVECDKVIIDDRDSAYKAVKKLIDSGRRNIALINTENLSVSKARTEGYYQALKDEGIPIHKDLVLTLPFESIDEAAIQHFFDTVTMDAVLCVNEIFAIYGMRVVQKKGLKIPEDVSFIGFTDGPLSKYANPSLSAVAQHGESMGAIAAKMLIDKVENEEEEEIYRTEILDSTLIERESTIN from the coding sequence TTGAAAAGAAAAATAACCCTTAAGCACATCGCCAGAGAATTAGAAGTATCCATTTCCACAGTTTCCAAGGCCTTGAAAAATAGCGAGGAAATTAGTAGGGATACAAAGGAAAGGATTCAGGCTTTCGCAAAACTCTACAATTACAAGCCCAACAATATAGCAATAAGCTTAAAGAACAAACGGACAAAAAACATCGGGGTCATTATTCCCAATATAGTCCACCATTTTTTTACGACGGTGGTTAGAGGTATAGAAAAGTATGCGAATGAAAGAGGCTATAATGTCATTGTTTGCCTCTCAGATGAATCGTTTGACAAGGAGGTGATCAACATGGAGATGCTGGCAAATGGCAGTATTGATGGCTTTATTATGTCGTTGTCCACGGAAACACAGGCCCGAAACGATTATAACCATATAAAGGAAGTGACCAGCCAGGGTATCCCTTTGGTCATGTTCGATAGGGTGACCGATGAAGTGGAATGTGATAAGGTCATCATTGATGATAGGGACAGTGCCTATAAAGCGGTTAAGAAGTTAATAGATAGCGGAAGGCGTAATATTGCTTTGATTAATACAGAAAATCTAAGTGTCAGCAAAGCTAGAACTGAGGGCTATTATCAAGCTTTAAAAGATGAAGGGATTCCCATACATAAGGATTTGGTGTTGACCCTTCCTTTTGAAAGCATAGATGAAGCAGCAATACAACATTTCTTTGACACGGTCACAATGGATGCGGTCCTATGTGTCAACGAAATATTTGCCATTTATGGAATGCGGGTGGTGCAAAAAAAAGGATTGAAGATTCCTGAAGATGTTTCTTTCATCGGTTTTACGGACGGACCCCTATCCAAATATGCCAATCCCAGTCTTAGCGCCGTAGCCCAACACGGGGAAAGCATGGGTGCCATTGCTGCAAAAATGTTGATCGATAAGGTTGAAAATGAGGAAGAGGAGGAGATATACCGAACCGAAATCTTAGATTCCACATTGATTGAAAGGGAGTCCACAATAAATTAG
- a CDS encoding SusC/RagA family TonB-linked outer membrane protein, giving the protein MKITLLKSLLLVGAFLCFGLAKAQTVSGTVSDASGPLPGASVLVKGTTNGTQTDFDGNYTLNNVGSTATLVFSYIGYKPLEVAVNSRTTISVTLEEDAQALDEVVIIGYGTTTVKDATGSVTSVTAEDFNGGVIASPEQLIQGKTAGVNIQQTSGEPGAGIQLNIRGSNSVRGDNSPLFVVDGVPLAGGNTSPGGDTGGGGSAVKNPLNFLNPSDIESISILKDASATAIYGSRGANGVVIITTKSGKGSAGGKFEFSSTLSIATPANSYDLLDRDEYLSAVTQFGGDASSVDFGNNTDWQEFLTRTAASQNQNLSYSNNYGSGNIRATFGYGKQFGVVEKSSLERITGRLNISQRFLDDKLTLGLQTSISRVNDETAPLSGGAGFRGDILGAGYSANPTWSTDPNFSDGGTQILPANYLAYTQNETFTNRVLVNGSIDYKFTPELSGKLNMGYDKSEGENTSVISGDVQNFTGIEGQGFGVFNTLNRENHLLEATLNYKKEFEDSSFDALVGYSFQDFNVSGRNSAARTFSTTDLNQMGADLRETVNGAANIIDGSYQQYYYGTNTNGLLVNRLQPNVVSGENVGLGFNRLVDAMTADTFNNTDELQSFFARLNYTISNKYLFTGTVRADGSSRFGPENQYGYFPSGAFAWKMSEEDFVGDAVSTLKLRLSGGITGNQDGLGYGNFVARQRFGDLGIQNDNVVNQNGLAIVATDVPDLKWESTLNFNVGLDFGFNNDRLSGSLDVYRSETTDLILRTPPAAPAVDPFQFGNVDATILNQGIEFSLGYDFIQSANTTFSANFNIAYNQNEVQDFASAINTGEINGQGLSGAFAQRFEAGRSLFSYYMAIFEGFDSNGFPIYQDVDGNGTGDPIADQTFVGEDALPDVTSGLSLNFRSGNWDASTYFSGQFGFSVYNNTANGFFTGGSIGNARNVTQNVVTSGEDGGASADVSTRFLEKGDFVRLQNVSIGYNVPLTGEGLFKSLRLSVTGQNLFLITDYSGLDPEVTTATGDLGSGVPTRGIDWAAYPNPRTITFGLNASF; this is encoded by the coding sequence ATGAAGATTACGCTACTAAAAAGCTTATTGCTTGTTGGGGCATTTTTATGCTTTGGACTTGCGAAAGCTCAGACGGTATCAGGTACTGTTTCTGATGCCAGCGGCCCTTTACCTGGGGCCAGTGTACTGGTAAAGGGAACTACCAACGGTACACAGACAGATTTTGATGGTAATTACACATTGAACAATGTGGGAAGCACAGCTACATTGGTTTTCAGCTATATCGGCTACAAACCATTAGAGGTTGCTGTGAACAGCAGAACTACTATTTCTGTAACACTTGAGGAAGATGCGCAGGCATTGGATGAAGTTGTTATTATTGGATATGGTACAACTACAGTTAAAGATGCAACAGGATCAGTAACATCTGTTACAGCGGAAGACTTTAATGGCGGTGTCATTGCTTCTCCAGAACAATTGATACAAGGTAAGACTGCCGGTGTCAATATTCAGCAGACTAGTGGTGAACCAGGAGCAGGAATCCAATTGAACATTCGTGGTTCCAACTCTGTAAGGGGTGACAACAGCCCATTGTTCGTTGTTGATGGTGTGCCATTGGCAGGAGGTAATACTTCTCCAGGAGGTGATACTGGAGGCGGCGGAAGTGCTGTGAAAAACCCGTTGAATTTCTTGAACCCATCGGATATCGAAAGCATCAGTATTCTTAAGGATGCTTCCGCAACTGCGATCTACGGTTCTAGAGGTGCGAATGGTGTTGTTATCATTACAACTAAAAGTGGTAAAGGAAGTGCAGGAGGAAAATTTGAATTCTCTTCCACACTAAGTATCGCTACACCTGCTAATAGTTATGACTTACTGGACAGAGATGAATATTTGAGCGCGGTTACCCAATTTGGTGGTGATGCATCTTCAGTTGATTTTGGCAACAATACAGACTGGCAAGAATTCTTAACAAGAACTGCTGCTTCTCAAAACCAAAACTTATCCTATTCCAACAACTACGGTAGTGGTAACATACGTGCTACTTTTGGATATGGAAAACAGTTTGGTGTTGTTGAAAAATCTAGCTTGGAACGTATTACTGGTAGATTGAATATTTCTCAAAGATTTTTGGATGACAAATTAACTTTAGGACTTCAAACCAGTATCTCACGTGTTAATGACGAGACGGCACCTTTATCTGGTGGCGCTGGTTTCCGTGGAGATATCTTAGGTGCTGGTTATTCGGCCAACCCAACATGGAGTACTGATCCTAACTTCTCAGATGGAGGTACCCAGATATTACCTGCTAACTATTTGGCCTATACCCAGAATGAAACATTTACCAACAGAGTTTTGGTAAACGGTTCCATAGATTACAAGTTTACTCCTGAACTTTCAGGTAAGTTGAACATGGGTTATGACAAATCGGAAGGTGAGAATACTTCAGTTATTTCTGGAGACGTTCAAAACTTTACCGGTATAGAAGGACAAGGATTTGGAGTGTTCAATACGCTTAATAGAGAAAACCATTTATTGGAAGCCACACTGAACTACAAGAAAGAATTTGAAGATTCCAGTTTTGATGCATTGGTAGGTTATTCCTTTCAGGATTTCAATGTTAGCGGTAGAAATTCAGCTGCTAGAACATTCTCCACCACTGATTTAAATCAAATGGGTGCAGATTTAAGAGAAACTGTTAATGGCGCTGCAAATATTATTGATGGTTCTTACCAACAATACTACTACGGTACAAATACCAACGGTCTTCTTGTAAACAGACTACAGCCAAATGTTGTATCGGGAGAGAATGTTGGTCTAGGTTTTAACCGATTGGTAGATGCAATGACCGCAGACACTTTTAACAACACAGATGAATTACAGTCATTCTTTGCTCGTTTAAATTATACGATTTCCAATAAGTACTTATTTACTGGAACTGTTAGAGCTGATGGATCTTCTAGATTTGGTCCAGAAAATCAATATGGATATTTCCCTTCTGGAGCTTTTGCTTGGAAGATGAGTGAAGAAGATTTTGTCGGAGATGCTGTTTCTACCTTAAAACTAAGGCTAAGTGGTGGTATCACTGGTAACCAAGATGGATTAGGATACGGTAACTTTGTTGCAAGACAACGTTTCGGAGACCTAGGTATCCAAAATGATAACGTAGTGAACCAAAACGGTCTGGCAATTGTTGCCACTGACGTTCCTGATTTGAAATGGGAATCAACTTTAAACTTTAACGTAGGGTTGGATTTCGGATTTAACAATGACAGACTATCAGGTAGTTTAGATGTTTACCGTAGTGAAACAACAGATCTTATTTTAAGAACTCCTCCTGCAGCACCTGCGGTGGATCCATTCCAGTTTGGTAATGTTGATGCTACTATCTTAAACCAGGGTATTGAATTTTCACTTGGATATGATTTTATTCAATCTGCAAATACTACGTTCTCTGCTAACTTTAACATAGCATACAACCAAAACGAAGTACAAGATTTCGCTAGTGCAATAAATACTGGTGAGATTAATGGACAAGGACTTTCTGGAGCCTTTGCACAGCGATTTGAAGCTGGTAGATCTTTGTTCTCTTATTACATGGCGATCTTTGAAGGATTTGACAGCAATGGCTTTCCAATCTACCAAGATGTAGATGGCAATGGAACAGGAGATCCTATCGCAGATCAAACATTTGTTGGTGAGGATGCCTTACCGGATGTTACTTCTGGATTATCTTTAAACTTTAGAAGTGGAAACTGGGATGCATCGACTTATTTTTCAGGACAGTTCGGATTCTCGGTTTACAACAACACAGCTAACGGTTTCTTCACAGGAGGTTCTATCGGCAACGCTAGGAATGTAACTCAGAACGTTGTTACTAGTGGCGAAGATGGTGGAGCATCTGCAGACGTTTCAACAAGATTCCTTGAAAAAGGTGATTTTGTAAGATTACAGAATGTGTCCATAGGATATAATGTGCCATTAACAGGTGAAGGCCTGTTCAAGAGTTTACGTTTATCCGTAACAGGACAGAATTTATTCTTAATTACTGATTACAGCGGACTTGATCCTGAAGTTACAACGGCTACTGGTGATTTAGGTTCTGGTGTACCAACTAGAGGAATCGACTGGGCGGCGTATCCAAATCCAAGAACAATAACCTTTGGACTTAATGCATCCTTTTAA
- a CDS encoding RagB/SusD family nutrient uptake outer membrane protein, with protein MKRNQFKIYFLTIASVIGLTACTNLEIEETDSIISEGFQGLADPTSTVDELYNRVGGQYGDQANFFALQEVTTDAALVPTRGTDWGDNGLWRVLHNHSWNGEHAFIGTVWNQFNANQLIASQVLDSRSNPTANNIGDASFMRAYSMWVILDNYGQVPFRDTSLPSSALPEVLTGQAALDIILADLDQAIANLPTKSAGTGAELNRASKAAARHLKAKVLLNKHIYLGTSPDSADMAQVISLVDAIAADGFALQAGYFDLFRQEADNETIWSLTSLATGNRIFNGLHYNSTAIGGGGWNGFSTLAEFYDLYEGDPNSNRVDVNGNPLDGQEERRGGVPPAGKPFTGEPGTTDNGGLEDGSNVGFGYLIGQQFALDGTPLKDRAGAPLTFKRDFVDGTGAPSFINNDETTGIRVQKYNVRYGGGFVGHEIVFRYSDAHLMKAEAMLRSGQDPTAMVNELRTLRGANPLTSVGESQLLDERGRELYQEVWRRNDMIRFGQFNRDWLFKESNEIGNTARNLFPIPPTQLLANPNLVQNPGY; from the coding sequence ATGAAAAGAAATCAATTCAAAATATATTTTCTAACTATAGCGTCTGTGATAGGCCTCACCGCCTGTACCAACCTAGAAATTGAAGAAACCGACTCTATTATCAGTGAAGGTTTCCAAGGATTGGCAGATCCAACTTCAACGGTTGACGAACTTTACAACCGCGTTGGTGGACAATATGGAGACCAAGCAAATTTCTTTGCACTCCAAGAAGTAACAACAGACGCAGCTCTAGTTCCTACAAGAGGAACTGACTGGGGTGATAATGGTTTATGGAGGGTACTTCATAACCATTCATGGAACGGGGAACATGCCTTTATCGGTACTGTTTGGAACCAGTTCAATGCAAACCAGTTAATTGCTTCCCAAGTATTGGACTCAAGAAGTAATCCAACTGCCAATAATATCGGTGATGCTAGTTTTATGAGAGCCTACAGCATGTGGGTTATCTTGGACAACTACGGACAGGTTCCTTTTAGGGATACATCCTTACCATCATCGGCTTTGCCAGAAGTATTGACTGGACAGGCCGCTTTGGACATCATCTTGGCCGATCTTGATCAAGCCATTGCAAACTTACCAACTAAATCAGCTGGTACAGGTGCAGAACTAAATAGAGCCAGCAAAGCTGCAGCTCGTCATTTGAAGGCAAAAGTTCTTTTAAATAAGCACATCTACCTTGGTACTAGTCCTGATTCAGCAGACATGGCCCAAGTAATTTCTTTGGTCGATGCGATTGCCGCAGATGGATTCGCTTTACAAGCTGGGTACTTTGACTTATTTAGACAAGAGGCAGATAATGAGACCATCTGGTCCTTGACATCTTTGGCCACAGGTAACAGAATATTCAACGGATTACACTACAACTCCACAGCAATTGGTGGTGGTGGTTGGAACGGTTTCAGTACGTTGGCAGAATTCTACGACCTTTATGAGGGAGATCCAAACAGCAACCGAGTTGATGTTAACGGAAATCCATTGGATGGCCAAGAAGAAAGACGTGGTGGTGTTCCTCCAGCAGGTAAGCCATTTACAGGTGAACCAGGTACTACAGACAATGGTGGTCTTGAAGATGGATCCAATGTTGGATTTGGATACTTGATAGGGCAACAATTTGCTTTGGATGGTACCCCTTTAAAAGACAGAGCTGGTGCTCCATTGACTTTCAAAAGAGATTTTGTTGATGGTACCGGTGCTCCAAGTTTTATCAACAATGATGAAACAACGGGAATACGTGTTCAAAAATACAACGTAAGATACGGTGGAGGTTTTGTAGGTCACGAAATTGTCTTCCGTTATTCAGATGCCCACTTAATGAAGGCCGAAGCTATGCTACGTAGTGGACAAGATCCTACTGCTATGGTGAACGAACTTCGTACATTAAGAGGCGCAAACCCACTTACATCCGTAGGAGAGTCACAACTTTTGGATGAAAGAGGTCGTGAGCTTTACCAAGAAGTTTGGAGAAGAAACGATATGATCCGTTTCGGACAGTTCAACAGAGACTGGTTATTTAAAGAATCAAATGAAATTGGAAACACAGCTCGTAACTTGTTCCCAATCCCTCCAACTCAATTGTTGGCTAACCCTAACTTGGTTCAGAATCCTGGATACTAA